A region of Syngnathoides biaculeatus isolate LvHL_M chromosome 20, ASM1980259v1, whole genome shotgun sequence DNA encodes the following proteins:
- the tmem110l gene encoding transmembrane protein 110, like has product MDMYGFGGPMPVRRLSDAGELQVSNMSDIDKATPHGCDDGALTDRFGVLIQGLLAFVAFSTLMLKRFREPAGIRRPWRMWFFDTSKQAIGALFIHFANIFLSTLTKEDPCSLYLMNFLLDATVGMLVIWLAVKVVSRVVEYKQWTPLTFGEYGDPPQAAAWLGQCGTYLLIMVLEKGVISLVLLVPGWSKLQEVLLGYISNPQLELVLVMLIVPFVVNSVMFWVVDSLTMRKLKNTKSLDDSCEVTPEKADASPWTVDDESQVLLRAETDTDEASQGEEEPGDGVLPPVQYSGAQVRPSWVMV; this is encoded by the exons atggACATGTACGGATTCGGCGGTCCGATGCCGGTGAGGAGATTGTCCGACGCGGGAGAGCTGCAGGTGAGCAACATGAGCGACATCGACAAGGCCACCCCGCACGGATGCGACGACGGCGCCCTGACGGACCGCTTCGGGGTTCTCATCCAGGGACTTTTGGCCTTCGTCGCCTTCAGCACGCTCATGT TGAAACGCTTCCGGGAACCGGCAGGGATCCGTCGACCTTGGAGGATGTG GTTTTTCGACACTTCCAAGCAGGCCATCGGCGCTCTCTTCATCCACTTCGCCAACATCTTTCTGTCCACGCTCACCAAAGAGGACCCTTGCTCGCT GTACCTGATGAATTTCCTGCTGGACGCTACGGTGGGCATGCTGGTCATCTGGCTGGCCGTCAAAGTGGTGTCGCGGGTGGTGGAGTACAAGCAGTGGACGCCGCTCACGTTTGGCGAGTACG GCGACCCCCCGCAGGCGGCGGCGTGGCTGGGTCAGTGCGGCACGTACCTGCTCATCATGGTTCTGGAGAAAGGCGTCATCAGCCTGGTGCTGCTCGTGCCGGGCTGGTCCAAA CTCCAAGAAGTTCTGCTGGGCTACATTTCAAACCCTCAACTGGAGCTGGTGCTGGTCATGCTCATCGTGCCGTTCGTCGTCAAC TCGGTCATGTTCTGGGTGGTGGACAGCCTGAccatgaggaagctgaagaACACGAAGAGCCTGGACGACTCGTGCGAAGTCACGCCCGAGAAGGCCGACGCGTCGCCCTGGACGGTCGATGACGAGTCGCAG GTTCTGCTGAGGGCGGAGACGGACACGGACGAGGCGTCCCAAGGTGAAGAAGAACCGGGCGACGGCGTCCTGCCTCCCGTGCAGTACTCGGGAGCGCAAGTCCGGCCCAGCTGGGTGATGGTTTGA
- the itih5 gene encoding inter-alpha-trypsin inhibitor heavy chain H5, translating into MAAGIPGRNRAVFLLTYEELLRRRLGRYEHVTALRPLQLVSRLSVDVTVADHSAITALEVLPLRRSSGPDPARASAKTRPPVATAIRRERNVCKVTFSPNIVQQAKIATDGILGDFVIRYDVQRHMGVGDVQVQNGHFLHYFAPKDLPAVPKNVVFVIDTSASMLGTKMRQTKDALFTILRDLRAVDHFNFVSFSNKIKVWRPSGLVPVTPIAVRDAKKFIYTLVPTGGTNIDGAIQSGSALLRDHLSGAGEGAHGVSLIVFLTDGRPTVGESRSAAILGNARSAALDKFCVFTVGIGDDVDYKLLERMSLENCGVTRRIREEADAGAVLKGFYEEIGTPLLSDIRINYTGDSVDHATQHVFANYFNGSEMVVAGKLSDSSADSLHVEVTASSNDKTVVLETDVSLRRLESESERHLKAAGAGSPAFARLAANFAERAWGFLTLKEELRSRLRSRTSGERQEHVRRATNLSLAYHFLTPLTSMLVDEPEVAAPGLSVPELASSSAANELPDDRDDGALRREVDRPSLSLGDNARGPVERRPARKSVTISKTSADGDPHFVVDFPLSKTAVCFNVNGEPGHVLRLVSDHKFSGVTVNGKLIGAPPPPGSRKHQRTYFSSITVVVDRPRRAYIEVTPTKVILDGPDRLVLPCHSTASVESGGLSVAIVGGANVTVGVGANVTFVVLLHRYKNPAPYQRDHLGFYIQDSEGLSLSCHGLLGQFVHEEVGVVQGDPGEDPPSALLKVRGRSVPAVRKSRRVYGGARTVDCWFARNNGAKLLDGRYEDYVAAHMFDTGEGRRRSNAA; encoded by the exons ATGGCGGCCGGCATCCCGGGAAGGAACCGCGCAGTCTTCCTGCTCACGTACGAGGAGCTGCTGCGGCGCCGGCTGGGCCGCTACGAGCACGTGACCGCCCTGCGGCCGCTGCAGCTGGTGAGCCGCCTCAGCGTGGACGTCACCGTCGCGGACCACTCGGCCATCACCGCCCTGGAGGTCCTCCCGCTCCGCCGAAGCAGCGGGCCCGACCCGGCCAGAGCGTCAG CCAAGACCCGGCCCCCCGTCGCCACGGCCATCCGGAGGGAGAGGAACGTCTGCAAGGTCACCTTCAGCCCCAACATCGTCCAGCAGGCCAAGATCGCCACCGATGGCATCCTGGGAGATTTTGTGATCCGCTACGACGTCCAGAGGCACATGGGTGTCGGTGACGTGCAG GTTCAAAATGGGCATTTTCTCCACTACTTCGCACCCAAAGACTTGCCGGCGGTGCCCAAGAACGTCGTGTTTGTCATCGACACCAGCGCCTCCATGCTGGGCACCAAGATGAGACAG ACGAAAGACGCCCTGTTCACCATCCTGCGGGACCTGCGAGCCGTCGATCACTTCAACTTCGTCAGCTTCTCCAACAAGATCAAAGTGTGGCGTCCGAGCGGCCTGGTGCCCGTCACGCCGATCGCCGTCCGGGACGCCAAGAAATTCATCTACACGCTCGTGCCCACCGGAG GCACCAACATCGACGGCGCCATCCAGAGCGGCTCGGCCCTGCTCCGTGACCACCTGTCGGGCGCCGGCGAGGGCGCCCACGGCGTCTCGCTTATCGTCTTCCTGACGGACGGACGGCCCACGGTCGGGGAGTCGCGGTCGGCGGCCATCCTGGGAAACGCCCGCTCGGCCGCGCTGGACAAGTTCTGCGTCTTCACCGTCGGCATCGGCGACGACGTGGACTACAAGCTCTTGGAGCGCATGTCTCTGGAGAACTGCGGCGTGACGAGGCGCATCCGCGAGGAAGCCGACGCCGGCGCCGTGCTCAAAGG GTTCTACGAGGAGATCGGCACCCCGCTGCTCTCCGACATCAGGATCAACTACACGGGCGACTCTGTGGACCACGCGACGCAGCACGTCTTCGCCAACTACTTCAACGGCTCCGAGATGGTCGTCGCCGGCAAGCTGAGCGACTCGAGCGCCGATTCGCTCCACGTTGAGGTCACGGCCAGCAGCAACGACAAGACGGTCGTCCTGGAGACGGACGTGTCCCTACGGCGTCTGGAGTCGGAGTCGGAACGGCACCTGAAGGCGGCCGGCGCGGGAAGTCCCGCTTTCGCCCGGCTGGCGGCGAACTTCGCGGAACGTGCGTGGGGATTCCTGACGCTCAAGGAGGAGCTTCGGTCGCGTCTGCGCAGCAGAACCAGCGGGGAGAGGCAGGAGCACGTCCGGCGGGCCACCAACCTCTCGCTGGCGTACCATTTCCTCACCCCGCTGACCAGCATGCTGGTGGACGAGCCCGAGGTCGCGGCGCCGGGGCTCTCCGTCCCCGAGCTCGCGTCGTCGTCGGCGGCCAACGAGCTGCCGGACGACCGAGACGACGGAGCGTTACGCAGGGAAGTCGACAGGCCGAGTTTAAGTCTCGGCGACAATGCGAGAG GTCCGGTTGAGAGGAGACCCGCCAGGAAGTCCGTCaccatctccaaaacatcag CGGACGGCGACCCTCACTTTGTGGTGGACTTCCCCCTCAGCAAGACGGCCGTCTGCTTCAACGTCAACGGCGAGCCCGGTCACGTCCTCCGCCTGGTTTCCGATCACAAGTTCTCCG GCGTGACGGTGAACGGCAAACTCATCGGCGCGCCGCCCCCGCCGGGCAGCCGCAAGCACCAGCGCACGTACTTTAGCAGCATCACCGTGGTGGTGGACCGCCCCCGCCGCGCCTACATCGAGGTGACGCCCACCAAGGTCATCCTGGACGGGCCGGACCGGCTGGTGCTGCCGTGCCACTCCACCGCCTCGGTGGAGAGCGGCGGCCTGTCGGTGGCGATCGTCGGCGGGGCCAACGTGACGGTGGGCGTCGGCGCCAACGTCACCTTCGTCGTCCTGCTGCATCGCTACAAGAACCCGGCGCCGTACCAGAGAGACCACCTGGGTTTCTACATCCAAGACAGCGAGGGGCTCTCGCTGAGCTGCCACGGCCTTCTGG GCCAGTTCGTGCATGAGGAGGTGGGCGTGGTGCAAGGAGATCCCGGTGAGGATCCCCCGTCGGCGCTCCTCAAGGTGAGGGGCCGCTCGGTGCCGGCGGTCCGCAAGAGCCGGCGCGTCTACGGCGGCGCCCGGACCGTCGACTGCTGGTTCGCGAGGAACAACGGCGCCAAACTCCTCGACGGGCGCTACGAGGACTACGTGGCGGCGCACATGTTTGACACGGGTGAGGGGCGGCGCCGGAGCAACGCAGCGTga
- the sfmbt2 gene encoding scm-like with four MBT domains protein 2 isoform X2 — MQSLAQGQSKAPARPTNGKEEAVDSEPEPAEEQEQEEAEAEFNWQEYMEETGATGAPDGAFKHVEVSLQSSFQPGMKLEVATKGAADAYWVASVVATCGQLLLLRFSGYGDDRRADFWCDVMTAELHPVGWCAQNRKTLMPPQAIKEKHGDWTEFLVAELTGSRTAPANLLEGPLRGKNTVDLIVQGSVLELRDASDPFRYWPARVVRNVGGRLRLRPAGLSDERPSRDVWLFYLDVRLRPLGWAQENRLALEPPPELRTLKSAADWQRALEDVRRASAVPLEVFKDHSDVPAHAFKVGMKLEMVSPWDRLQICPVSVTKVFSENYFQVTADNLAADAEPRSVLCHANSPGIVPVQWCLKNGAILERPRGYRGQDFDWADYLKQSAAEAAPDSCFPDTWQTRAFAKDTWLEAVNTRRPAEICVAQITQVRGRLLWLRLEGVAPQFCETIVDVESMDIFPVGWCEANCYPLNPPLKPTRGKQRKIAVVQPEKQLAPSHPVEPPPASLCQPPPNDAANGRYCCSKVFVNHRCFSGPYLNKGRIAELPQAVGPGKCTLVLKELLTMLINAAYKPGRVLKELQELEDASWDCQEETLKAKYKGKTYRSSIRIVRLAELIPDFCRKVCIKLQCCPNLVGPTLVPEKCPESCFVQTKTKYTYYYGKKRKLSKPPGGEEAAGGAEPLKPKRKKRKSIFVQKKRRSSAVDYTPAGSAQESEGEAENGASRSGSEGTTSEPRDDLTDASSVETASSRPQRRDAESAGDSNAGGGQEGRRRSTRQLLSKYQAPKEEETREEEEPLVLDKNPLEWSVQEVVQFINSTDCASLANIFQEQDIDGQAMLLLTLPTVQECMDLKLGPAIKLCHHIERVKVAFYRQYAN; from the exons ATGCAGTCGCTGGCGCAGGGTCAGTCGAAGGCGCCCGCCCGCCCGACCAACGGGAAGGAGGAAGCCGTCGACTCGG AACCGGAGCCCGCGgaggagcaggagcaggaggaggcggaggcggagTTTAACTGGCAGGAGTACATGGAGGAGACGGGAGCCACCGGCGCTCCGGACGGCGCCTTCAAGCAC GTGGAGGTGAGCCTGCAGAGCAGCTTCCAGCCGGGCATGAAGCTGGAGGTGGCCACCAAGGGCGCGGCCGACGCCTACTGGGTGGCCTCCGTCGTGGCCACGTGcgggcagctgctgctgctgcgcttCAGCGGCTACGGCGACGACCGCAGGGCCGACTTCTGGTGCGACGTCATGACGGCCGAGCTGCACCCGGTGGGCTGGTGCGCCCAGAACCGCAAGACCCTCATGCCCCCCCAAG CTATTAAAGAGAAACACGGCGACTGGACAGAGTTTCTGGTTGCCGAGCTGACCGGCTCCAGGACGGCGCCCGCTAACCTGCTGGAGggg CCACTACGAGGGAAGAACACCGTGGACCTGATCGTCCAAGGGTCGGTCCTGGAGCTGCGGGACGCGTCGGACCCGTTCCGGTACTGGCCGGCGCGCGTCGTCCGCAACGTGGGCGGGCGGCTGCGTCTCCGCCCCGCCGGCCTCTCCGACGAGCGCCCGTCTCGGGACGTGTGGCTCTTCTACCTGGACGTGAGGCTGCGGCCGCTCGGGTGGGCGCAGGAGAACCGCCTGGCCTTGGAGCCGCCCCCAG AATTGCGGACCCTGAAGAGCGCCGCCGACTGGCAGCGAGCTCTGGAGGACGTGCGGCGGGCGAGCGCCGTGCCGCTCGAGGTCTTCAAG GACCATTCCGACGTGCCCGCGCACGCCTTCAAAGTGGGCATGAAGCTGGAGATGGTTTCTCCGTGGGACCGCCTGCAAATTTGCCCCGTTTCTGTCACCAAG GTCTTCAGTGAGAACTACTTTCAAGTCACAGCGGACAACCTGGCGGCCGACGCCGAGCCGCGTTCGGTGTTGTGTCACGCCAACTCTCCGGGCATCGTGCCCGTCCAGTGGTGCCTGAAGAACGGCGCCATTCTTGAGAGGCCGCGCGGCTACCGGGGTCAGGACTTCGACTGGGCCGACTACCTCAAGCAGAGCGCCGCCGAAGCCGCCCCAGACTCCTGCTTCCCTGAC ACGTGGCAGACGCGGGCGTTCGCCAAGGACACGTGGCTGGAAGCGGTGAACACTCGGCGACCGGCGGAGATTTGCGTGGCCCAGATTACTCAAGTCCGAGGTCGCCTGTTGTGGCTGCGACTGGAAG GTGTGGCCCCGCAGTTTTGTGAGACCATCGTGGATGTGGAGTCCATGGACATCTTTCCTGTGGGCTGGTGCGAAGCCAACTGCTACCCTCTGAACCCGCCGCTCAAACCCACCC GTGGAAAGCAGCGGAAGATTGCAGTGGTCCAGCCCGAGAAACA atTGGCGCCATCCCACCCGGTGGAGCCGCCTCCCGCCAGTCTTTGCCAGCCTCCTCCCAATGACGCGG CCAATGGACGCTACTGCTGCTCCAAGGTGTTTGTCAACCACCGCTGCTTCTCAGGACCGTACCTCAACAAGGGACGCATCGCCGAGCTGCCGCAGGCGGTCGGGCCCGGAAAATGCACCCTGGTTCTCAAAGAG CTCCTCACCATGCTCATCAACGCCGCCTACAAGCCCGGGCGTGTCCTCAAGGAGCTGCAGGAGCTGGAGGACGCCAGCTGGGACTGCCAGGAGGAGACCTTGAAAGCCAA ATATAAAGGGAAAACGTACCGCTCCAGCATCAGAATTGTCCGGCTGGCCGAGCTCATCCCGGACTTCTGCCGCAAAGTGTGCATCAAGCTGCAGTGCTGCCCCAACCTCGTCGGCCCCACGCTGGTACCCGAAAAGTGTCCGGAGAGCTGCTTTGTTCAGACCAAAACCAAATACA CTTATTACTACGGGAAGAAGAGGAAGCTGTCCAAGCCTCCTGGAGGCGAGGAGGCCGCAGGAGGAGCAGAGCCGCTCAAACCGAAGCGCAAGAAGAGGAAGAGCATCTTCGTGCAGAAGAAGCGGCGCTCGTCAGCGGTGGACTACACTCCCGCGGGCTCAGCCCAG GAAAGCGAGGGAGAAGCGGAGAACGGGGCGTCGCGGTCGGGTAGCGAGGGAACCACCTCGGAACCCCGCGACGACCTGACCGACGCGTCTTCTGTGGAGACGGCCAGCAGCCGTCCGCAACGGCGCGACGCCGAGTCCGCGGGCGACAGTAACGCCGGCGGCGGCCAGGAGGGCCGACGGAGGTCTACGCGTCAGCTCCTCAGCAAGTATCAAGcacccaaagaagaagaaacgcgG gaagaggaggagccgcTAGTTCTGGACAAAAACCCACTGGAGTGGAGCGTACAGGAAGTGGTCCAGTTCATCAACTCCACCGACTGCGCGTCGCTCGCGAACATCTTCCAGGAGCAG GACATCGACGGGCAGGCCATGCTGCTGCTGACGCTGCCCACTGTGCAGGAGTGCATGGACCTGAAGCTCGGGCCCGCCATCAAGCTGTGCCACCACATCGAACGCGTCAAGGTGGCGTTTTACAGACAGTACGCCAACTGA
- the sfmbt2 gene encoding scm-like with four MBT domains protein 2 isoform X1, which translates to MQSLAQGQSKAPARPTNGKEEAVDSEPEPAEEQEQEEAEAEFNWQEYMEETGATGAPDGAFKHVEVSLQSSFQPGMKLEVATKGAADAYWVASVVATCGQLLLLRFSGYGDDRRADFWCDVMTAELHPVGWCAQNRKTLMPPQDKLRKAIKEKHGDWTEFLVAELTGSRTAPANLLEGPLRGKNTVDLIVQGSVLELRDASDPFRYWPARVVRNVGGRLRLRPAGLSDERPSRDVWLFYLDVRLRPLGWAQENRLALEPPPELRTLKSAADWQRALEDVRRASAVPLEVFKDHSDVPAHAFKVGMKLEMVSPWDRLQICPVSVTKVFSENYFQVTADNLAADAEPRSVLCHANSPGIVPVQWCLKNGAILERPRGYRGQDFDWADYLKQSAAEAAPDSCFPDTWQTRAFAKDTWLEAVNTRRPAEICVAQITQVRGRLLWLRLEGVAPQFCETIVDVESMDIFPVGWCEANCYPLNPPLKPTRGKQRKIAVVQPEKQLAPSHPVEPPPASLCQPPPNDAANGRYCCSKVFVNHRCFSGPYLNKGRIAELPQAVGPGKCTLVLKELLTMLINAAYKPGRVLKELQELEDASWDCQEETLKAKYKGKTYRSSIRIVRLAELIPDFCRKVCIKLQCCPNLVGPTLVPEKCPESCFVQTKTKYTYYYGKKRKLSKPPGGEEAAGGAEPLKPKRKKRKSIFVQKKRRSSAVDYTPAGSAQESEGEAENGASRSGSEGTTSEPRDDLTDASSVETASSRPQRRDAESAGDSNAGGGQEGRRRSTRQLLSKYQAPKEEETREEEEPLVLDKNPLEWSVQEVVQFINSTDCASLANIFQEQDIDGQAMLLLTLPTVQECMDLKLGPAIKLCHHIERVKVAFYRQYAN; encoded by the exons ATGCAGTCGCTGGCGCAGGGTCAGTCGAAGGCGCCCGCCCGCCCGACCAACGGGAAGGAGGAAGCCGTCGACTCGG AACCGGAGCCCGCGgaggagcaggagcaggaggaggcggaggcggagTTTAACTGGCAGGAGTACATGGAGGAGACGGGAGCCACCGGCGCTCCGGACGGCGCCTTCAAGCAC GTGGAGGTGAGCCTGCAGAGCAGCTTCCAGCCGGGCATGAAGCTGGAGGTGGCCACCAAGGGCGCGGCCGACGCCTACTGGGTGGCCTCCGTCGTGGCCACGTGcgggcagctgctgctgctgcgcttCAGCGGCTACGGCGACGACCGCAGGGCCGACTTCTGGTGCGACGTCATGACGGCCGAGCTGCACCCGGTGGGCTGGTGCGCCCAGAACCGCAAGACCCTCATGCCCCCCCAAG aTAAGCTGAGAAAAG CTATTAAAGAGAAACACGGCGACTGGACAGAGTTTCTGGTTGCCGAGCTGACCGGCTCCAGGACGGCGCCCGCTAACCTGCTGGAGggg CCACTACGAGGGAAGAACACCGTGGACCTGATCGTCCAAGGGTCGGTCCTGGAGCTGCGGGACGCGTCGGACCCGTTCCGGTACTGGCCGGCGCGCGTCGTCCGCAACGTGGGCGGGCGGCTGCGTCTCCGCCCCGCCGGCCTCTCCGACGAGCGCCCGTCTCGGGACGTGTGGCTCTTCTACCTGGACGTGAGGCTGCGGCCGCTCGGGTGGGCGCAGGAGAACCGCCTGGCCTTGGAGCCGCCCCCAG AATTGCGGACCCTGAAGAGCGCCGCCGACTGGCAGCGAGCTCTGGAGGACGTGCGGCGGGCGAGCGCCGTGCCGCTCGAGGTCTTCAAG GACCATTCCGACGTGCCCGCGCACGCCTTCAAAGTGGGCATGAAGCTGGAGATGGTTTCTCCGTGGGACCGCCTGCAAATTTGCCCCGTTTCTGTCACCAAG GTCTTCAGTGAGAACTACTTTCAAGTCACAGCGGACAACCTGGCGGCCGACGCCGAGCCGCGTTCGGTGTTGTGTCACGCCAACTCTCCGGGCATCGTGCCCGTCCAGTGGTGCCTGAAGAACGGCGCCATTCTTGAGAGGCCGCGCGGCTACCGGGGTCAGGACTTCGACTGGGCCGACTACCTCAAGCAGAGCGCCGCCGAAGCCGCCCCAGACTCCTGCTTCCCTGAC ACGTGGCAGACGCGGGCGTTCGCCAAGGACACGTGGCTGGAAGCGGTGAACACTCGGCGACCGGCGGAGATTTGCGTGGCCCAGATTACTCAAGTCCGAGGTCGCCTGTTGTGGCTGCGACTGGAAG GTGTGGCCCCGCAGTTTTGTGAGACCATCGTGGATGTGGAGTCCATGGACATCTTTCCTGTGGGCTGGTGCGAAGCCAACTGCTACCCTCTGAACCCGCCGCTCAAACCCACCC GTGGAAAGCAGCGGAAGATTGCAGTGGTCCAGCCCGAGAAACA atTGGCGCCATCCCACCCGGTGGAGCCGCCTCCCGCCAGTCTTTGCCAGCCTCCTCCCAATGACGCGG CCAATGGACGCTACTGCTGCTCCAAGGTGTTTGTCAACCACCGCTGCTTCTCAGGACCGTACCTCAACAAGGGACGCATCGCCGAGCTGCCGCAGGCGGTCGGGCCCGGAAAATGCACCCTGGTTCTCAAAGAG CTCCTCACCATGCTCATCAACGCCGCCTACAAGCCCGGGCGTGTCCTCAAGGAGCTGCAGGAGCTGGAGGACGCCAGCTGGGACTGCCAGGAGGAGACCTTGAAAGCCAA ATATAAAGGGAAAACGTACCGCTCCAGCATCAGAATTGTCCGGCTGGCCGAGCTCATCCCGGACTTCTGCCGCAAAGTGTGCATCAAGCTGCAGTGCTGCCCCAACCTCGTCGGCCCCACGCTGGTACCCGAAAAGTGTCCGGAGAGCTGCTTTGTTCAGACCAAAACCAAATACA CTTATTACTACGGGAAGAAGAGGAAGCTGTCCAAGCCTCCTGGAGGCGAGGAGGCCGCAGGAGGAGCAGAGCCGCTCAAACCGAAGCGCAAGAAGAGGAAGAGCATCTTCGTGCAGAAGAAGCGGCGCTCGTCAGCGGTGGACTACACTCCCGCGGGCTCAGCCCAG GAAAGCGAGGGAGAAGCGGAGAACGGGGCGTCGCGGTCGGGTAGCGAGGGAACCACCTCGGAACCCCGCGACGACCTGACCGACGCGTCTTCTGTGGAGACGGCCAGCAGCCGTCCGCAACGGCGCGACGCCGAGTCCGCGGGCGACAGTAACGCCGGCGGCGGCCAGGAGGGCCGACGGAGGTCTACGCGTCAGCTCCTCAGCAAGTATCAAGcacccaaagaagaagaaacgcgG gaagaggaggagccgcTAGTTCTGGACAAAAACCCACTGGAGTGGAGCGTACAGGAAGTGGTCCAGTTCATCAACTCCACCGACTGCGCGTCGCTCGCGAACATCTTCCAGGAGCAG GACATCGACGGGCAGGCCATGCTGCTGCTGACGCTGCCCACTGTGCAGGAGTGCATGGACCTGAAGCTCGGGCCCGCCATCAAGCTGTGCCACCACATCGAACGCGTCAAGGTGGCGTTTTACAGACAGTACGCCAACTGA